A single region of the Micropterus dolomieu isolate WLL.071019.BEF.003 ecotype Adirondacks linkage group LG18, ASM2129224v1, whole genome shotgun sequence genome encodes:
- the LOC123987522 gene encoding T-complex protein 11 homolog isoform X1 gives MPNQRDETADDSPADLPCLEKLDSPTGSPPTASLSRLMELENCVSNLSLAHEIVVNRDFCFKPKSPTTDSLEGRVTEIVHRAFWDNLQEQLNSDPPNYSHAVILLQEVKTMLQSLLLPGHVRLRSQLDEVLDMELIQQEVDHGALDLHRLAGYIVNTMASLCAPVRDSEVRALRDLEGPVELLREIFRVLGLMKTDMVNFTLQSLRPHLLQQAVQYERAKFQQILDKQPATHRLGEELDSQSVNSILAKYSWQIRVIGRVTGPLVLTQSASLDNTTAWLQAAASEEESASRAQSESPSPDSRGPVSANAVLNRAYMRLLFWDPQDQKYPETALMDRARLEALGQRLQLLVLEASVLLLINAQCGGAIFSLQGFVGKLRQSVAALLEGSHTREADLKGALLGLGETVLQQVNETLSGQGGAALPQESLDLLKGQISELWKHNNPVRTLIGGRVRGFLQALLQGGPAKRSPELPSPLRLVSAELADMGMAFGQVVHFNRTVFGPFYAPILRKLLFPPGEAETGEDSR, from the exons ATGCCAAATCAAAGAGATGAGACCGCTGATGATTCCCCTGCTGACCTTCCCTGTCTGGAAAAACTTGACTCTCCTACGG GGAGCCCACCCACTGCCTCATTATCCAGGCTGATGGAGCTGGAAAATTGTGTTTCCAACCTGAGCCTTGCACATGAGATAGTGGTGAACCGAGACTTCTGCTTCAAACCCAAGAGCCCTACTACAGACAG CCTGGAGGGCAGAGTGACAGAGATTGTTCACCGGGCGTTTTGGGACAATCTTCAAGAGCAGCTGAACAGTGATCCTCCAAACTACAGCCATGCTGTCATTCTGCTCCAGGAAGTCAAGACT ATGCTTCAGTCCCTGCTGCTGCCTGGTCACGTCAGACTGAGATCTCAGCTGGACGAGGTGCTGGACATGGAGCTGATCCAGCAGGAGGTCGATCACGGAGCTCTGGATCTCCACAGATTGGCAGGATACATCGTCAACACCATGGCATCTTTATGTGCACCTGTGCGTGACTCAGAGGTCAGGGCACTGAGGGACCTCGAGGGCCCTGTGGAGCTACTGAG GGAAATCTTCCGTGTCTTGGGCCTGATGAAGACCGACATGGTTAACTTCACCCTCCAGAGCCTGAGGCCTCACCTCCTGCAGCAGGCCGTGCAGTACGAGAGGGCCAAATTCCAGCAGATTCTGGACAAGCAGCCAG CTACTCATAGATTGggtgaagagctggacagccAATCAGTAAACTCTATTCTGGCTAAGTACAGCTGGCAAATCAGGGTCATTGGCAGAGTGACAGGGCCCTTGGTGCTGACACAGTCAG cttcTCTGGACAATACCACAGCTTGGCTTCAGGCAGCAGCGTCAGAGGAGGAGTCGGCCAGTAGAGCCCAGTCGGAGTCTCCCAGTCCTGACAGCCGAGGTCCTGTTAGCGCCAACGCTGTACTAAACCGGGCCTACATGCGTCTGTTATTCTGGGACCCGCAGGACCAGAAATATCCTGAG ACTGCGTTGATGGACCGAGCCCGTCTGGAGGCTCTGGGCCAGCGGCTCCAGCTACTGGTCCTGGAGGCATCGGTGCTGCTTCTGATCAATGCTCAGTGTGGAGGCGCCATTTTCTCCCTGCAGGGGTTTGTAGGTAAACTCAGGCAGTCCGTCGCTGCCCTGCTGGAGGGCAGTCACACCAG GGAAGCTGACCTGAAAGGTGCGCTGCTGGGTCTCGGGGAGACAGTACTGCAGCAGGTGAATGAAACTCTGAGCGGCCAGGGAGGAGCAGCGCTGCCTCAGGAGAGCCTGGATCTGCTGAAAGGACAAATATCCGAGCTGTGGAAGCACAACAACCCTGTCCGCACGCTCATAG GAGGAAGGGTACGGGGCTTCCTCCAGGCCTTGCTGCAGGGCGGCCCCGCTAAAAGGAGTCCAGAGCTGCCCTCTCCCCTCAGGCTGGTGAGTGCTGAGCTAGCCGACATGGGGATGGCCTTTGGGCAAGTCGTACACTTCAACCGAACAGTCTTTGGCCCCTTCTACGCACCCATCCTCAGGAAACTGCTGTTCCCACCAGGAGAGGCTGAGACCGGGGAGGACTCACGCTAG
- the LOC123987522 gene encoding T-complex protein 11-like protein 2 isoform X2, translated as MPNQRDETADDSPADLPCLEKLDSPTGSPPTASLSRLMELENCVSNLSLAHEIVVNRDFCFKPKSPTTDSLEGRVTEIVHRAFWDNLQEQLNSDPPNYSHAVILLQEVKTMLQSLLLPGHVRLRSQLDEVLDMELIQQEVDHGALDLHRLAGYIVNTMASLCAPVRDSEVRALRDLEGPVELLREIFRVLGLMKTDMVNFTLQSLRPHLLQQAVQYERAKFQQILDKQPASLDNTTAWLQAAASEEESASRAQSESPSPDSRGPVSANAVLNRAYMRLLFWDPQDQKYPETALMDRARLEALGQRLQLLVLEASVLLLINAQCGGAIFSLQGFVGKLRQSVAALLEGSHTREADLKGALLGLGETVLQQVNETLSGQGGAALPQESLDLLKGQISELWKHNNPVRTLIGGRVRGFLQALLQGGPAKRSPELPSPLRLVSAELADMGMAFGQVVHFNRTVFGPFYAPILRKLLFPPGEAETGEDSR; from the exons ATGCCAAATCAAAGAGATGAGACCGCTGATGATTCCCCTGCTGACCTTCCCTGTCTGGAAAAACTTGACTCTCCTACGG GGAGCCCACCCACTGCCTCATTATCCAGGCTGATGGAGCTGGAAAATTGTGTTTCCAACCTGAGCCTTGCACATGAGATAGTGGTGAACCGAGACTTCTGCTTCAAACCCAAGAGCCCTACTACAGACAG CCTGGAGGGCAGAGTGACAGAGATTGTTCACCGGGCGTTTTGGGACAATCTTCAAGAGCAGCTGAACAGTGATCCTCCAAACTACAGCCATGCTGTCATTCTGCTCCAGGAAGTCAAGACT ATGCTTCAGTCCCTGCTGCTGCCTGGTCACGTCAGACTGAGATCTCAGCTGGACGAGGTGCTGGACATGGAGCTGATCCAGCAGGAGGTCGATCACGGAGCTCTGGATCTCCACAGATTGGCAGGATACATCGTCAACACCATGGCATCTTTATGTGCACCTGTGCGTGACTCAGAGGTCAGGGCACTGAGGGACCTCGAGGGCCCTGTGGAGCTACTGAG GGAAATCTTCCGTGTCTTGGGCCTGATGAAGACCGACATGGTTAACTTCACCCTCCAGAGCCTGAGGCCTCACCTCCTGCAGCAGGCCGTGCAGTACGAGAGGGCCAAATTCCAGCAGATTCTGGACAAGCAGCCAG cttcTCTGGACAATACCACAGCTTGGCTTCAGGCAGCAGCGTCAGAGGAGGAGTCGGCCAGTAGAGCCCAGTCGGAGTCTCCCAGTCCTGACAGCCGAGGTCCTGTTAGCGCCAACGCTGTACTAAACCGGGCCTACATGCGTCTGTTATTCTGGGACCCGCAGGACCAGAAATATCCTGAG ACTGCGTTGATGGACCGAGCCCGTCTGGAGGCTCTGGGCCAGCGGCTCCAGCTACTGGTCCTGGAGGCATCGGTGCTGCTTCTGATCAATGCTCAGTGTGGAGGCGCCATTTTCTCCCTGCAGGGGTTTGTAGGTAAACTCAGGCAGTCCGTCGCTGCCCTGCTGGAGGGCAGTCACACCAG GGAAGCTGACCTGAAAGGTGCGCTGCTGGGTCTCGGGGAGACAGTACTGCAGCAGGTGAATGAAACTCTGAGCGGCCAGGGAGGAGCAGCGCTGCCTCAGGAGAGCCTGGATCTGCTGAAAGGACAAATATCCGAGCTGTGGAAGCACAACAACCCTGTCCGCACGCTCATAG GAGGAAGGGTACGGGGCTTCCTCCAGGCCTTGCTGCAGGGCGGCCCCGCTAAAAGGAGTCCAGAGCTGCCCTCTCCCCTCAGGCTGGTGAGTGCTGAGCTAGCCGACATGGGGATGGCCTTTGGGCAAGTCGTACACTTCAACCGAACAGTCTTTGGCCCCTTCTACGCACCCATCCTCAGGAAACTGCTGTTCCCACCAGGAGAGGCTGAGACCGGGGAGGACTCACGCTAG